The following proteins are co-located in the Gossypium hirsutum isolate 1008001.06 chromosome A02, Gossypium_hirsutum_v2.1, whole genome shotgun sequence genome:
- the LOC121203011 gene encoding cytochrome b-c1 complex subunit 7-2, mitochondrial → MSSFLHSFLDPKKSWFAALHMKSLSKRLRKYGLRYDDLYDPYYDLDIKEALNRLPREIVDARNQRLKRAMDLSMKHEYLPENLQQMQTPFRSYLQDILALVKKERAEREALGALPLYQRTIP, encoded by the exons ATGTCgtcctttttgcattcatttctgGATCCCAAGAAAAGTTGGTTCGCAGCTCTGCACATGAAATCCCTTTCCAAGCGCCTCCGCAAATACG GCCTTCGCTATGACGATTTATACGACCCTTACTATGATTTGGATATCAAGGAAGCTTTGAACCGGCTGCCCCGTGAGATCGTCGATGCCCGTAACCAACGCCTTAAGCGTGCGATGGACCTCTCGATGAAGCACGAGTATCTTCCCGAAAACCTTCAG CAAATGCAGACACCATTTAGGAGCTATCTTCAAGATATCCTTGCTCTT GTGAAGAAGGAGAGAGCAGAGCGGGAAGCTTTGGGAGCTTTGCCTCTGTATCAACGAACCATTCCTTGA